A single region of the Anaerolineales bacterium genome encodes:
- a CDS encoding glycosyltransferase family 4 protein, whose amino-acid sequence MPAFYHHDLFSALRDLGADVQVIYARALIAQRVALGWQPPPMDTLPQRTLTPHAPIRDALREVWRLRHERTRWHFVHAMWGERSFMVALLFMRALGLPTIQYCEAPNPHLRRSPLKRTAKALYAHLIGRLPGAYMFTVAEPALALYPTFGYPVDHLYPLAYHRRARPLPNGEKSSGVEIVFAGQLIERKGVDILIQAIRPLFAEFPALRLTLIGSGGDREALERLAADSPAITFTGALPYDQIEGRIAAARLFVLPSRWDGWGLVVNEALSVGVPVLCSDQCGAAAVIRRGVNGDIFPAENVMALRERLREFLSHPQQWTAMSAAARATSETLSAEQSAAYMMRVFQHLKEQHPTKPTPPWIEAGEGVRG is encoded by the coding sequence ATGCCTGCCTTCTATCATCACGATCTCTTTAGCGCCCTGCGCGATCTCGGTGCGGACGTTCAGGTGATTTACGCCCGTGCGTTGATCGCGCAGCGGGTGGCGCTTGGGTGGCAGCCGCCGCCGATGGACACCCTCCCCCAACGGACGCTCACCCCCCACGCGCCGATACGCGATGCGCTCCGTGAGGTATGGCGTTTGCGCCATGAGCGAACGCGCTGGCATTTTGTCCATGCCATGTGGGGAGAGCGTTCGTTCATGGTCGCCTTGTTATTCATGCGGGCGCTTGGCTTGCCCACCATTCAATATTGCGAAGCGCCTAACCCACACCTGCGGCGCTCCCCGCTGAAGCGGACGGCGAAGGCACTCTATGCGCACCTCATCGGGCGCTTGCCCGGCGCGTATATGTTCACCGTTGCCGAACCCGCCCTTGCTCTTTACCCCACCTTTGGCTACCCCGTCGATCACCTCTATCCGCTCGCCTATCACCGCCGCGCCCGCCCCCTTCCCAATGGGGAAAAGTCGTCAGGCGTTGAGATCGTTTTCGCCGGACAATTGATCGAACGGAAGGGCGTTGATATCCTGATTCAGGCGATACGCCCGCTCTTTGCTGAATTTCCCGCCCTGCGTTTGACACTCATCGGCAGCGGGGGAGATCGGGAGGCACTCGAGCGTCTTGCCGCAGATTCGCCAGCAATCACCTTCACCGGCGCGCTCCCTTACGACCAGATTGAAGGGCGGATAGCCGCCGCGCGGCTGTTCGTGTTGCCCTCGCGGTGGGATGGGTGGGGGCTGGTCGTCAATGAAGCGCTCTCCGTTGGCGTTCCCGTCCTATGCTCCGATCAATGTGGGGCGGCGGCGGTCATTCGTCGTGGGGTAAACGGGGATATCTTTCCGGCAGAAAATGTCATGGCGCTGCGTGAGCGCCTGCGCGAGTTTCTGAGCCACCCGCAACAGTGGACGGCAATGAGCGCCGCCGCCCGCGCCACTAGCGAAACCCTCAGCGCAGAGCAGTCCGCCGCTTATATGATGCGCGTTTTCCAACACCTAAAAGAGCAGCACCCGACAAAACCCACCCCACCCTGGATAGAGGCGGGGGAGGGGGTCAGGGGGTGA
- the alr gene encoding alanine racemase: MINLYDILEAGDGQLFGDVAAVLFPDFCYDSRRVKPGELFVAVRTERGDGHGYIREALEGGAQGIMCQRPPDFDTTGLTVIVMRDVETALLRWAEVMLRKHGTTVIAVTGSAGKSTTKEMIAAILGTRYNVFRSPGSYNGAFGLPLALGKLSADHKIAVLEFGADHYGEVGRLVEVTKPLVGVVTNIQHAYTDRLTSLDVISTEHAALIESLSASGLAILNYDDDRVRRMGGRTKSSVMTYGLDLDGRTFGADLIAFNLVMARDKVGFDLRFDRNRLLGKWIPFLGMHHLYNALAALLVGTAYDIALDEGLRALTEMSPLPGRMRPLEGRGGALLVDDTVNANPETCLAALDWLDAMREAKGAGRFICIFGDLDDLGGYTTPGHRAIGRRAAEVADELITKGETAALIGRAALDHGMEKRRVRITFSAEDAANAVGDLRPDDVVLIKGSPSARMEMVTNHLLIKARDADQLVRQEPAYNTVWLDRPTRPTWIEVDKGAIAGNVRRVRQIIGDKVGLMAVIKANAYGHGAVAVASTALNNGATYLGVASVNEAIDLREAALDVPILVLGYTPIWAVRQALRYNLTLCLYDAELARAYDRVAREMNAALRVHVKVDTGMTRLGLLPEEVMPFFRTLKPLTNLEVEGMFTHFAASESIPNYTRGQLSTFEALIAPLRASGFRFKYLHAANTAAALTLPETRLDMVRVGIGLYGLNPAPDAPLPDGFRPALSWKTTLAQVKQIPSGTYVGYGSTYRTRGTERIAVIPVGYADGFRRAPRTFGEVLVGGKRAAIIGRVSMDMTMINVTDIADVQIGDEVVLIGRQGEQKITAEDVAKALDTSVYEVVSTILARVPRL, from the coding sequence GTGATCAACCTTTACGATATTCTTGAAGCTGGCGATGGGCAGCTTTTTGGCGATGTGGCGGCTGTCCTCTTTCCCGATTTTTGTTACGATTCCCGCCGTGTGAAGCCCGGTGAGTTGTTCGTTGCCGTGCGTACCGAGCGCGGGGACGGTCACGGCTACATTCGGGAGGCGCTAGAGGGCGGCGCACAGGGCATTATGTGCCAGCGCCCGCCCGATTTCGACACAACGGGCTTGACGGTGATCGTCATGCGCGATGTGGAGACGGCGCTGCTGCGGTGGGCAGAGGTCATGCTGCGCAAACACGGGACGACGGTTATTGCCGTCACGGGGAGCGCCGGAAAATCGACCACGAAAGAGATGATCGCCGCCATTCTCGGCACGCGCTACAACGTCTTTCGCAGTCCGGGGAGCTACAACGGCGCCTTTGGCTTGCCGCTGGCGCTTGGCAAGCTCAGCGCCGATCATAAGATTGCCGTCTTGGAGTTCGGGGCAGATCACTATGGGGAGGTTGGGCGGCTGGTGGAGGTGACTAAGCCGTTGGTCGGCGTGGTCACGAATATTCAGCATGCCTACACAGATCGGCTCACCTCGTTGGATGTGATCAGCACCGAACACGCCGCCCTGATCGAATCGCTGAGCGCCAGCGGCTTGGCGATCCTCAACTACGATGATGATCGCGTCCGGCGGATGGGCGGGCGAACGAAAAGCAGCGTGATGACCTATGGGCTTGACCTTGACGGGCGCACTTTCGGGGCTGACCTCATCGCCTTCAACCTCGTCATGGCGCGGGATAAGGTCGGCTTTGATCTGCGCTTTGACCGCAACCGCTTGTTAGGAAAGTGGATTCCCTTCTTGGGGATGCACCACCTCTACAACGCCCTTGCCGCGCTTTTGGTGGGGACTGCCTACGACATTGCCCTTGATGAGGGGCTGCGGGCGCTGACGGAGATGAGTCCGCTGCCGGGGCGGATGCGTCCCCTTGAGGGGCGGGGCGGGGCGCTGCTGGTCGATGACACGGTGAACGCCAACCCGGAAACATGCCTCGCCGCCCTTGATTGGCTGGATGCCATGCGCGAGGCGAAGGGGGCGGGACGGTTCATCTGCATTTTTGGCGATCTCGATGACTTGGGCGGCTACACAACGCCGGGGCACCGTGCCATTGGGCGGCGGGCGGCAGAGGTTGCCGATGAACTGATCACCAAAGGCGAGACGGCGGCGCTCATTGGGCGGGCAGCGCTCGATCATGGCATGGAGAAACGCCGCGTGCGGATCACCTTCAGCGCTGAAGATGCCGCCAATGCGGTGGGCGACCTTCGCCCCGATGATGTCGTCTTGATCAAAGGCAGCCCCTCGGCGCGGATGGAGATGGTCACCAACCACCTTTTGATCAAGGCGCGGGATGCCGATCAGTTGGTGCGGCAAGAACCCGCCTACAACACGGTGTGGTTGGATCGTCCCACCCGCCCAACATGGATTGAGGTCGATAAGGGGGCGATTGCCGGAAATGTCCGCCGCGTGAGGCAGATCATCGGGGATAAGGTGGGACTCATGGCGGTGATCAAGGCGAACGCCTACGGGCATGGCGCGGTTGCCGTCGCCAGCACCGCCCTGAACAACGGGGCAACATACCTCGGCGTTGCCAGTGTGAACGAGGCAATCGACCTGCGCGAAGCTGCCCTTGACGTGCCGATCCTCGTCTTGGGCTATACCCCCATTTGGGCGGTGCGCCAAGCCCTGCGCTATAACCTGACGCTGTGCCTCTACGATGCCGAACTCGCCCGCGCCTATGACCGTGTGGCGCGGGAGATGAACGCCGCCTTGCGCGTCCATGTCAAGGTGGATACGGGGATGACGCGGCTCGGCTTGCTGCCAGAAGAAGTGATGCCCTTTTTCCGCACCCTGAAACCCCTTACCAACCTTGAGGTGGAAGGGATGTTCACCCATTTTGCCGCCTCGGAGAGCATCCCCAATTACACGCGGGGGCAGTTGAGCACGTTTGAGGCGTTGATCGCCCCGCTGCGGGCGTCCGGCTTCCGCTTCAAGTACCTCCATGCGGCAAATACGGCGGCGGCGCTGACACTCCCCGAAACGCGGTTGGATATGGTGCGGGTGGGAATCGGGCTGTACGGCTTGAACCCCGCCCCCGATGCACCGCTGCCCGATGGCTTTCGTCCGGCACTCTCGTGGAAAACGACGCTTGCCCAAGTGAAACAAATTCCATCGGGGACGTATGTCGGCTATGGCAGCACCTACCGCACACGCGGCACAGAACGCATCGCCGTGATTCCGGTGGGCTATGCCGATGGCTTCCGCCGCGCCCCGCGCACCTTTGGCGAGGTGCTGGTCGGTGGCAAACGTGCCGCGATCATCGGGCGGGTAAGCATGGACATGACAATGATCAATGTGACCGATATTGCCGATGTCCAGATTGGGGATGAGGTCGTCTTGATCGGGCGGCAGGGCGAGCAGAAGATCACCGCGGAGGATGTGGCAAAGGCGTTGGATACCAGCGTCTATGAGGTCGTTAGCACGATTTTGGCGCGTGTGCCGCGCCTGTAG
- a CDS encoding sigma-70 family RNA polymerase sigma factor, which produces MDRKRERALIQAAQAGDKRAFTLLYRAYVDKIYRYILYRVTTPETAEDLTSEVFLRMVEGLPTYEDRAIPLLVWLYRIAHARVVDYYRRTKRGRDDEDIDSVEIGTDPDLDAPLTAAYESAHLQQALLTLTDGQKQVIVLRFVEGFNLENTAKIMGKTVDAVKAMQYRALQALAQALRAQGFNAE; this is translated from the coding sequence GTGGATCGTAAGCGCGAGCGGGCGCTCATTCAAGCGGCACAGGCGGGCGACAAACGGGCGTTCACCCTACTTTACCGCGCCTATGTCGATAAAATCTACCGCTACATCCTTTACCGCGTCACCACCCCCGAAACCGCCGAAGACCTGACCTCCGAAGTCTTTTTGCGGATGGTCGAAGGGCTGCCCACCTATGAAGATCGCGCCATTCCCTTGTTGGTGTGGCTTTACCGGATTGCTCACGCCCGCGTGGTTGATTACTACCGCCGCACCAAGCGAGGGCGCGACGACGAGGACATTGATTCGGTTGAGATTGGCACAGACCCCGACCTTGACGCGCCGCTAACCGCCGCCTACGAGAGCGCCCATCTTCAACAGGCGCTGTTGACGCTCACCGATGGGCAAAAACAAGTGATCGTCCTCCGCTTTGTGGAGGGCTTTAACCTTGAGAATACGGCGAAAATCATGGGCAAAACGGTGGACGCGGTGAAGGCGATGCAGTACCGCGCCCTCCAAGCGCTGGCGCAGGCGCTGCGGGCGCAAGGCTTTAATGCTGAGTGA
- a CDS encoding glycerol-3-phosphate dehydrogenase, whose translation MTVITILGAGVMGTALGFPASDNGHEVRLVGTDHDAEIIEACQKGRLHPRLHRALPAGVTPFFNGDLPTAMAGAEIVVVGVSSRGVHWAAEQLSPYIRPGHILLMVTKGMESTADGRLQLLPDVLRERLPAAVRDQVHYACIGGPSIAGELAGRRPTAVVFASREASILPRLQAIFSTPYYHIWTSTDLVGVEVCVAMKNPYALAVGLAAGVLERVEKYTPDAAGAGMHNYGAAVFAQGLAETAQLVQALGGGLETVFSLPGAGDLYVTTQGGRNARMGRLLGLGLPYSEAVEEMPNETVEGVDAVLAMMPAIEAMTQRGELPPDALPLLRELHRIVTRSTAIDFDFEAFFSRLSLTPPKRQRMES comes from the coding sequence GTGACGGTTATCACTATTCTGGGCGCGGGCGTGATGGGAACGGCGCTGGGCTTCCCCGCCAGCGATAACGGGCATGAGGTGCGCTTGGTTGGCACAGACCACGACGCCGAAATCATTGAGGCATGTCAAAAAGGGAGACTCCATCCGCGTTTGCACCGGGCGCTTCCGGCGGGGGTGACGCCCTTCTTCAACGGCGACCTCCCGACGGCAATGGCGGGCGCTGAAATCGTCGTCGTTGGCGTCAGTTCACGCGGCGTCCATTGGGCGGCTGAGCAGCTCAGCCCGTACATCCGTCCCGGACACATCCTGCTCATGGTGACGAAAGGGATGGAAAGCACCGCCGATGGACGGCTGCAACTGCTGCCCGATGTCCTGCGGGAGCGCCTGCCCGCCGCCGTCCGCGATCAGGTTCACTATGCCTGTATCGGCGGTCCGTCCATCGCCGGAGAACTTGCCGGGCGCCGCCCTACCGCCGTCGTCTTTGCCTCGCGAGAGGCGTCCATTTTGCCCCGCCTACAGGCGATCTTCAGCACGCCCTATTATCACATTTGGACATCCACCGATCTCGTTGGGGTGGAAGTCTGTGTGGCGATGAAGAACCCTTACGCCCTAGCCGTAGGCTTGGCGGCGGGCGTTTTGGAGCGGGTGGAAAAGTACACCCCAGACGCGGCGGGGGCGGGAATGCACAATTACGGGGCGGCGGTCTTTGCGCAAGGCTTGGCAGAGACGGCGCAGCTTGTTCAGGCGTTGGGCGGCGGGCTGGAAACCGTGTTCAGTCTCCCCGGCGCGGGCGATCTGTATGTCACCACGCAAGGCGGACGAAACGCCCGCATGGGGCGCTTGCTTGGCTTGGGCTTGCCCTACAGCGAGGCGGTGGAGGAAATGCCCAACGAGACGGTAGAAGGCGTTGATGCCGTCCTCGCCATGATGCCCGCGATTGAGGCGATGACGCAGCGCGGCGAACTGCCGCCGGATGCTCTCCCTCTGCTGCGCGAACTTCACCGCATCGTCACCCGCAGTACCGCCATTGATTTCGATTTTGAGGCGTTTTTCAGTAGACTCTCCCTAACACCGCCCAAGCGACAACGGATGGAGTCGTAA
- a CDS encoding thiamine pyrophosphate-dependent dehydrogenase E1 component subunit alpha translates to MTLPLTPAMIRRYHEVIESLGPEALKAMLHTMHTIRAFEERAESLYALGKVHGTMHLSIGQEATAVGASSAMQDGDYLLNHHRGHGHCLAWGSDVKRMMSEFMGKETGYCRGRGGSMHIADVEANNLGANGIVAGGVPIAVGVGLSITMRKTRQVCLVIFGDGAANEGAFHESLNMASIWKLPIIYLCENNQYAMSMPVAKAFNIPEISRRADAYGLPGVTVDGNDVLAVYEAVQIAAERARRGEGASLIESRTYRYKGHSKSDKQAYRTREEVRDWQENRDPITHFSAFLVMAGILNEAEAAAFRDEAQRTIDGAVAFSDASPDPDPASIMEGVYA, encoded by the coding sequence ATGACTCTACCGCTCACCCCCGCCATGATCCGCCGCTACCATGAGGTGATCGAATCCCTCGGACCAGAGGCGCTTAAGGCGATGCTCCACACCATGCACACCATCCGCGCCTTTGAAGAACGCGCCGAGAGCCTTTACGCGCTTGGAAAGGTTCACGGGACGATGCATCTCAGCATCGGTCAAGAAGCGACGGCTGTTGGCGCATCCAGCGCCATGCAAGACGGCGATTATCTCTTAAACCACCATCGGGGGCATGGGCATTGCCTTGCTTGGGGGTCAGACGTAAAGCGCATGATGTCCGAATTCATGGGCAAAGAGACGGGCTATTGTCGCGGGCGCGGCGGCAGTATGCACATTGCCGATGTGGAGGCGAACAACCTCGGCGCGAATGGAATCGTGGCGGGCGGCGTGCCAATTGCCGTTGGCGTTGGGCTGAGCATCACGATGCGCAAGACACGCCAAGTGTGCCTTGTCATTTTTGGCGATGGCGCGGCGAACGAGGGCGCCTTTCACGAATCGCTGAACATGGCGTCCATCTGGAAACTGCCGATTATCTACCTGTGCGAGAACAACCAATACGCCATGTCGATGCCGGTGGCGAAGGCGTTCAACATCCCGGAGATCAGCCGCCGTGCCGATGCCTACGGGCTGCCCGGCGTCACTGTCGATGGCAACGACGTGCTGGCGGTCTACGAGGCGGTTCAGATCGCGGCGGAACGCGCCCGTCGCGGGGAGGGCGCCTCGCTGATCGAATCGCGCACCTACCGTTACAAGGGTCACTCCAAAAGCGACAAACAGGCATACCGCACCCGCGAGGAAGTCCGCGATTGGCAAGAGAACCGCGACCCGATCACCCACTTTTCGGCGTTCCTCGTCATGGCGGGGATTCTGAACGAGGCAGAGGCGGCGGCGTTCCGCGATGAGGCACAGCGCACGATTGACGGGGCGGTAGCCTTCAGCGACGCCAGCCCCGACCCCGACCCCGCCTCGATCATGGAGGGCGTTTATGCCTGA
- a CDS encoding alpha-ketoacid dehydrogenase subunit beta — MPEVNGQNRAEGAALRELTYAEALREGLRQMMAADSRVFVIGEDVGVYGGAFGVTAGLLEEFGAGRVIDTPISEAGIAGACVGAALTGMRPVGEIQFMDFVTLSMEQLVLQAAKVRFMFGGKASVPMVLRMPGGSGTGAAAQHSESLENWFVHVPGLKVVMPSTPYEAKGLLKAAVEDDNPVIFVEHKLLYKTKGHVPEAPYTIPLSQTKVVREGRQVTVVATSMMVLRALAAAEQLAKEGIDLEVIDPRTLKPLDDVPIIASVKKTGRALVVHEAVEMGGFGGEIVARIAGSEAFDYLEAPIKRLAGLDIPIPYNRELEYHTVPQVESIVREARKLARGAY; from the coding sequence ATGCCTGAGGTGAACGGGCAGAACAGGGCGGAGGGCGCGGCGCTCCGCGAACTGACCTATGCCGAGGCGCTCCGCGAGGGGCTGCGGCAGATGATGGCAGCAGATTCCCGCGTCTTTGTCATTGGCGAGGATGTCGGCGTCTATGGCGGGGCGTTCGGCGTCACAGCGGGCTTGCTGGAAGAATTCGGGGCGGGGCGCGTCATTGATACGCCAATCAGCGAGGCGGGCATTGCCGGCGCGTGCGTTGGCGCGGCGCTCACGGGGATGCGTCCGGTGGGGGAAATTCAATTCATGGATTTCGTCACCCTGAGCATGGAACAACTCGTCCTCCAAGCGGCGAAGGTGCGCTTTATGTTTGGCGGCAAGGCAAGCGTGCCGATGGTCTTGCGGATGCCCGGCGGCAGCGGCACAGGGGCGGCGGCGCAGCACAGCGAGAGCCTTGAAAATTGGTTTGTCCATGTGCCCGGGTTGAAGGTCGTCATGCCTAGCACCCCCTACGAGGCAAAGGGCTTGCTAAAGGCAGCCGTTGAGGACGATAACCCGGTCATTTTTGTCGAACACAAGCTGCTTTACAAAACGAAAGGGCATGTCCCCGAAGCGCCCTACACGATTCCGCTGAGCCAAACGAAGGTGGTGCGCGAAGGTCGCCAGGTGACGGTGGTCGCCACCTCCATGATGGTGCTGCGGGCGTTGGCGGCGGCGGAACAGCTTGCCAAAGAAGGCATTGACCTAGAGGTGATTGACCCGCGCACGCTAAAACCCTTAGACGATGTGCCGATCATTGCCTCGGTGAAGAAAACGGGGCGGGCGCTCGTCGTTCATGAGGCGGTGGAGATGGGCGGCTTTGGCGGGGAGATTGTGGCGCGGATTGCCGGCAGCGAGGCGTTCGATTATCTCGAAGCGCCGATCAAGCGCCTTGCCGGGCTGGATATTCCCATCCCCTATAACCGCGAGTTGGAGTACCACACCGTCCCCCAAGTAGAAAGCATCGTCCGTGAGGCACGAAAATTGGCGCGTGGAGCATATTGA
- a CDS encoding 2-oxo acid dehydrogenase subunit E2, whose amino-acid sequence MPLPIILPKFGFTLETAEIVRWLVVEGDAVRAGDPLCEVTTDKVNMEVEAPEAGTVYAFQYPQGAVVPVTAVICYLARPGEAALAPPPAEGIDQPVAEALSTGDYPNPMPQSAVTPLAKRVAEAHGVDLTGVQGSGRQGRITRRDVEGGIASGKVRATPAARRLAREQNIDLAEIAHRGGTGVRGRVQGADVQRYVDAAAQSSAVQNSLQNGGAIREVKIAGMRRTIANRLQKSFQTAPHVFFDAQIAMNGIETLRATLKGRGEKLSVTAIIMKACASALLRHPYLNATTDGETIFLHSTANIGMAVAVEGGLVVPVIPHVEGCSLREVQARIDALTERARTNTLHLNDVREGTFTVSNLGMYGVDRFTAIINPPQVAILAVGRTQRLFAPDERDQPVLKSFLMVTLSVDHRVVDGAVAAQFLSDLRGVLETPALLAW is encoded by the coding sequence ATGCCCCTTCCGATCATCCTTCCCAAGTTTGGGTTCACCCTTGAGACGGCGGAGATCGTCCGCTGGCTGGTTGTTGAAGGGGATGCCGTCCGCGCTGGCGACCCGCTCTGCGAGGTGACCACCGACAAGGTGAATATGGAGGTAGAAGCGCCCGAAGCGGGGACGGTCTACGCCTTTCAATACCCGCAGGGGGCGGTTGTCCCCGTGACGGCGGTGATTTGTTACCTAGCGCGTCCCGGAGAGGCAGCCCTTGCTCCGCCGCCCGCTGAAGGGATCGATCAGCCCGTTGCCGAGGCGCTTTCGACGGGCGATTACCCCAACCCCATGCCCCAAAGCGCGGTAACGCCCTTAGCGAAGCGAGTTGCCGAGGCGCACGGCGTTGATCTGACCGGCGTGCAAGGGTCGGGGCGACAAGGGCGGATCACCCGCCGCGATGTGGAGGGGGGCATTGCCAGTGGAAAGGTTCGCGCCACACCTGCCGCCCGCCGCCTCGCCCGCGAGCAGAACATCGATCTTGCCGAAATTGCCCACAGAGGGGGGACGGGCGTCCGAGGGCGCGTACAGGGGGCGGATGTGCAGCGCTATGTCGACGCTGCCGCGCAAAGCAGCGCAGTACAGAACAGCCTCCAGAACGGCGGGGCAATCCGCGAGGTGAAGATCGCCGGAATGCGGCGGACGATTGCCAATCGCCTCCAAAAGAGTTTTCAGACGGCGCCCCATGTTTTCTTTGATGCGCAGATCGCCATGAACGGCATTGAGACTCTGCGGGCGACGCTCAAAGGGCGCGGCGAAAAACTCTCGGTGACGGCAATCATCATGAAAGCCTGTGCCTCGGCGCTGCTGCGTCACCCCTATCTGAACGCGACGACGGACGGCGAGACGATTTTCCTGCACTCCACCGCGAACATCGGCATGGCGGTGGCGGTGGAGGGCGGCTTGGTCGTCCCCGTGATTCCGCACGTAGAGGGTTGTTCGCTGCGCGAGGTGCAAGCGCGGATCGATGCGCTGACCGAACGCGCCCGCACGAACACGCTGCACCTGAATGATGTCCGTGAGGGGACATTCACGGTGAGCAACTTGGGGATGTATGGGGTGGATCGCTTCACGGCGATCATCAATCCGCCGCAGGTGGCCATTTTAGCCGTCGGACGGACGCAGCGCCTGTTTGCGCCGGATGAGCGCGATCAGCCCGTCTTGAAATCGTTCCTGATGGTGACGCTCTCGGTGGATCATCGGGTCGTTGATGGGGCGGTGGCGGCGCAGTTTCTCAGCGATTTACGCGGCGTCTTGGAAACGCCCGCGCTGCTGGCGTGGTGA
- a CDS encoding site-specific DNA-methyltransferase, with protein sequence MQPIESIDRFGEQFPSTRIGRSIVIHGDCLAWLQTIPENSLHAIVTDPPYGVKEYQAEQLTKREKGQGGIWRIPPSFDGHERSPLPRFTALNPKERATLKAFFTDWGTLARRALLPGGHLFLASNAFLSQLVFGALIESNLEFRGEIIRLVQTLRGGDRPKNAEEEFPDVSSLPRGAFEPWGLFRKPLLPGMRVSDCLRDFGTGGLRRTPDGRPFSDVIPSERTPQKERDIANHPSLKPQSFLRQIVYAALPLGQGILADPFMGSGATIAAGESMGLSCVGVERHTDYYQMSLAAIPKLTKLQSSFKGSAYQSSLFP encoded by the coding sequence ATGCAGCCGATAGAGTCGATAGACCGCTTTGGTGAGCAGTTCCCATCAACACGGATCGGGCGCTCCATAGTGATTCATGGCGACTGTCTGGCATGGCTGCAAACCATCCCAGAAAACAGTTTACACGCCATCGTGACTGATCCACCTTATGGAGTCAAAGAGTACCAAGCCGAGCAGCTTACCAAACGGGAAAAAGGGCAAGGCGGCATTTGGCGCATTCCCCCATCGTTCGATGGTCATGAGCGCTCTCCTTTGCCACGTTTCACCGCCCTTAATCCGAAAGAACGGGCAACCTTAAAAGCATTTTTTACCGACTGGGGGACATTGGCAAGGCGAGCGCTGCTGCCCGGTGGTCATCTCTTTTTGGCAAGCAATGCCTTCCTCTCCCAGCTTGTCTTTGGCGCGTTGATCGAGAGCAATCTTGAATTTCGGGGAGAGATTATCCGTCTGGTGCAGACTCTGCGCGGCGGAGACCGCCCTAAGAATGCCGAAGAAGAATTTCCCGATGTATCCTCACTGCCACGGGGCGCATTCGAGCCATGGGGCTTGTTTCGTAAACCCCTTCTCCCCGGAATGCGGGTGAGCGATTGCCTGCGGGACTTCGGCACTGGCGGTTTGCGGCGCACCCCTGACGGTAGACCGTTTAGCGATGTCATTCCGAGTGAACGCACACCACAAAAGGAACGGGATATTGCCAATCACCCCAGTTTGAAGCCGCAATCCTTCCTACGCCAAATCGTTTATGCCGCCCTCCCCCTCGGACAAGGTATTCTTGCCGACCCATTCATGGGTTCTGGAGCGACCATTGCCGCCGGGGAATCTATGGGGTTGTCGTGTGTAGGGGTAGAACGACACACAGACTACTATCAGATGAGCCTAGCGGCAATTCCCAAACTAACGAAACTTCAATCGTCCTTCAAAGGCTCCGCATACCAGTCCTCTTTATTTCCTTAA
- a CDS encoding NHLP leader peptide family natural product precursor, whose translation MSDARREGEEKVVGRAKKDSAYRAELMANPAAAVASETGWHIPDGVNIKIVEESADTFYLVIPHMPAAESGSDELSDDQLENVAGGNRGRCANVQSWTCVCTG comes from the coding sequence ATGTCTGACGCACGTCGTGAAGGTGAAGAGAAGGTTGTGGGTCGCGCTAAGAAAGATTCCGCTTATCGCGCCGAACTCATGGCAAATCCGGCGGCAGCCGTCGCTTCGGAGACGGGCTGGCACATCCCAGATGGCGTAAATATCAAGATCGTTGAGGAGTCTGCCGACACCTTTTATTTGGTGATCCCTCACATGCCCGCCGCGGAAAGCGGCAGCGACGAACTCTCCGATGATCAATTGGAGAACGTGGCGGGCGGTAATCGCGGGCGTTGCGCGAATGTTCAAAGCTGGACATGCGTCTGCACGGGCTAA
- a CDS encoding NHLP leader peptide family natural product precursor: MSDNRYTGETKVVERAKKDAAFRSQLMSNPKAAVAAETGWQIPDNVTVKVVEESADTFYLVIPFSSEGSELGDEQLEDVAGGSRTRCSNIQTWTCVCTG; this comes from the coding sequence ATGTCTGACAATCGCTACACCGGTGAGACGAAGGTTGTTGAGCGTGCGAAGAAGGATGCGGCATTCCGCAGCCAACTGATGAGCAATCCGAAAGCCGCAGTCGCCGCCGAGACGGGCTGGCAAATCCCAGATAACGTCACGGTGAAAGTGGTCGAAGAAAGCGCCGACACGTTCTACCTTGTCATCCCCTTCAGCAGTGAAGGCTCGGAACTCGGTGATGAACAGCTAGAAGATGTGGCGGGTGGGTCGCGGACGCGCTGCTCGAATATCCAGACGTGGACGTGTGTCTGCACGGGCTAA